In Parafrankia irregularis, the sequence TCGCCACCAGCGCGCCGACGACCTCGTCGAACCGGGTGCGCGGCACCAGCACCCGGCTGAAGGCCGCGCACACCTGGCCGGTGTTGAAGAACGAGCCGACCGCGAGCCCCGCCATCGTCGTCGGGATGTCGGCGTCGTCAAGCACGATCGCCGCGGACTTGCCCCCGAGCTCCAGCTGGAGGCGCTTGAAGCTCGCACCGCCCTCCCGGCCGATCTCCCGGCCGGCCGCGGTCGACCCGGTGAAGCTGACCTTGTCGACCTCCGGGTGCGTGACGAGCGCCCGCCCGGTGTCGGCACCACCGGTGATGTAGTTGAACACCCCGGGCGGCAGCCCCGCACCGGTCAGTGCCTCAGCGATGTGGAAGCCGTCCAGCGGGGTCTCCGGCGCCGGCTTGTACACGACGCTGCAACCTGCCACCAGCGCCGGGATGATCTTCCCGATCGCCATGTTGAACGGGCCGTTCCACGGAGCGATCGCCGCGACCACACCCACCGGCTCGCGCACCACGGCCGCCGGGCCGTACATCGTCTGCCGGACCTCGCTCAGCGGGTTCTTCCGCGCTACGTCGAGGAAGAACCGCCCGGCGCCGAGAGCCGCCGGGATCTGCATGCCCGCGATCGTCGTCGGCAGCCCCATCTCCGAGGTGACCAGCCCGCCGATCTCCCCGAGCCGCGGTTCCAGCGCGGCGAGGGCCGCCTCGAGGACGTCGGCCCGCTCCTCGGGCGACCGATCCCGCCAGCTGCCCCGGGTGAACGACTGCCGCGCCGCCAGCACCGCGGCGTCGACGTCCTGCGTGCCCGCGTCGGGAACCTCGCCGATCACCTCCTCGGTGGACGGCGACACCACCGAAATGCGGGCGGACGAGGCCGGCGTGCGCCACTCACCATCGATCAGAAGCTGGTCCCCAGTGGTCATCTGTGTCATCCCTTCGGCTCGCCGTACGTCACGGCCCACCGCACCGAGCGCCGGCCGGTCGAGTCGTGTCGAGGCCGCGGCAGGCCGTCCGGGACGTCGCACCTTCACCACCCGTTCCGCTCGTTCGCCGGACGGACGGAGGTGGCGCAGACCTGGAACCTCGCCGCAGTGATCATCCACAGATGAGCCTAATGCCTTTAGGTAACCGTGTCCATAGCTGTGCTCACGAGCGGCAGTCGGCCGCGGATCAGACCGGTCGCGCGCCGTCGGAACCCGTGATCAGCACCCGCGACCAGCGCACGCCGCCGGCGATGGGCACGCGGCCGTCGTCGCCGAGACCACACGACGCGCCGGCATCCTGTTGCCGCAGGGTGGGAATCTGATGATCGTTGTTGCCGGGGAGTGGGCCGCGAGATCCAGGGCGATGCCAGATCCGCCGATGCCGCCGCTTCCGAGCAAGACATGAAGATTGCGGCTGTTGCAGCAACCGAAATCCGCAGTATTTGCGGATCACCAAGTGGCGCACTGTCCCATATGCACCTATTGGGATGATTTGCCGGGCCGCCAGGCGCCGCGGTGGATCGCCGTGTACCGGGTGAGTGGGTCCTGCGGCAGAACGCAGAAATGCCGATGGGGTTGCCCCCAGCCACAAGGCCAGAAACAACCCCATCGGAAAGAAGTCCGGCGGCGTCCTACTCTCCCACGCGGTCCCCCACGCAGTACCATCGGCGCTGAAGGGCTTAGCTACCGGGTTCGGAATGGAACCGGGCGTTTCCCCTTCGCCAAAGCCACCGAAACACCATCAGACCCGACCCTCCGGTCGCAGCCCGAGAACCGCACAGTGGACGCAAAACAGCAGAATCATAAAGTAGTCAAGCCCTCGGCCTATTAGTACCGGTCA encodes:
- a CDS encoding aldehyde dehydrogenase is translated as MTTGDQLLIDGEWRTPASSARISVVSPSTEEVIGEVPDAGTQDVDAAVLAARQSFTRGSWRDRSPEERADVLEAALAALEPRLGEIGGLVTSEMGLPTTIAGMQIPAALGAGRFFLDVARKNPLSEVRQTMYGPAAVVREPVGVVAAIAPWNGPFNMAIGKIIPALVAGCSVVYKPAPETPLDGFHIAEALTGAGLPPGVFNYITGGADTGRALVTHPEVDKVSFTGSTAAGREIGREGGASFKRLQLELGGKSAAIVLDDADIPTTMAGLAVGSFFNTGQVCAAFSRVLVPRTRFDEVVGALVATAESFVVGDPFDPSTTMGPLVSRRHQERVLGYIGIGRSEGATVATGGGVPEGLEKGCYVQPTVFTDATNAMRIAREEIFGPVVTVLAYDTVDEAVTIANDSDYGLHGAVFTADPQRAADVARRVRTGTFSVNSFTYNTEAPFGGVKCSGVGRDTGAEAVASYYELKTVNLTPGMEPLFS